The nucleotide sequence TAACCTACAATCACAAAAAGTTGCCTTACTTATTGAAAATTATGGGTTTTGTCTTTGGAGATGGTTCAATGAACTTTATTGGAAAGAGAGGAGATGGAATTATACACTTCTCTTCAAAACACTCAGAGGATTTAGAGAGAATTAGAGAGGATATTAAAAAGATTGGCTATACCCCTTCAAGAGTTTATAAAAGAGAAAATGATTGCTACTTCTTCTATGTAAATGCATCAAGTTTGGTTGTTTTGCTATATGCATTAGGAGTTCCAATAGGAAACAAAACATTAAATAAATATAGCTTCCCAGAGTGGATATTCAACTGCAAATTGTGGCAGAAGAGATTGTTCTTAGCGTCATTCTTTGGAGCTGAATTAAGAAAGCCATATCCAAGAAAGGATAGGAAAGCTTTATTTACATTTCCAACATTAGAAATGGCTAAAAATATAAAGATTAAGGAAGATGCATTAAAATTCTTGGAGAATATTGTTAAGTTATTGAATGAGTTTGGTGTAGAGGCAACAATTACAAAGAGAAACTCAATTCACAAAAGAAATGATGGAATTGAGACAGTTAGATATGTTTTAACAATAATTGGCACTTCTAAGAACTTAATAAACTTATGGGCTAAGATTGGTTATGAATACAACAGAGAGAGGCAAGAACTTGGATGCTATGCAGTGGCATTTTTAAAGTATAGGGAGAGGGAGATAAATAGAAGAAAGGCACTTGCTGAAAAGGTAAAAGAGTTATTTAATGAAGGTAAAAAGCCATCAGAGATTATAAGATTGCTAAATGTAAGTAAAGAGGATAAAAGATTTGTTAAAGATATCTGGAGCAAGTTAAAGAATGGAAAGGAGATTAAAGAGATAAGAGTTCCTTTAAACTTCCCAAGCTATGAAGAATTTATTAAAGAAAGAAAGGTAGGAGATGGATTAATTTGGGATGAGATTGAAAGTATAGAAGAAGTTGATGATGTAGATGAGGTCTATGACTTCACCATAAATCACAAAGACCACAACTTTATAGCTGACAGCTTCTTAGTTTCAAACTGTATCGGTGGAGTAGCGGCTTTTGACCAAAAAGAAGGAGTTATAAGCCCTGGAGGAGTAGGATTTGATATCAACTGTGGAGTTAGGCTTATAAGAACAAATTTAACAAAAGATGAAGTAGAACCAAAAATAAAAGAGCTCGTAAAAACACTATTTAAAAATGTCCCATCAGGTTTAGGAAGTAAAGGAATTTTAAAGTTCAGCAAAAGTGTTATGGATGATGTTTTAGAAGAAGGAGTTAGATGGGCTGTTAAAGAGGGCTATGGATGGAAGGAAGATTTAGAGTTTATTGAAGAGCATGGATGCTTAAAAGATGCAGATGCATCTTATGTATCAGATAAAGCAAAAGAGAGAGGAAAGGTTCAATTAGGAAGTTTAGGAAGTGGGAATCACTTCTTAGAGGTTCAGTATGTTGAAAAGGTATTTGATGAGGAAGCTGCTGAAATATATGGAATTGAAGAGAATCAAGTAGTTGTTATGGTTCACACAGGTTCAAGAGGTTTAGGGCATCAAATCTGCACTGATTATTTAAGAACTATGGAAAAAGCAGCTAAGAATTATGGAATAAAATTGCCAGATAGACAGTTAGCATGTGCCCCATTTGAATCAGAAGAGGGGCAGAGTTAC is from Methanocaldococcus bathoardescens and encodes:
- a CDS encoding RtcB family protein, encoding MRDILKRVSDVVWELPKDYKECMRVPGRIYLSEVLLDELEPEVLEQIANVACLPGIYKYSIAMPDVHYGYGFCLHPDAKVLTEHGFYYRIKNYESLKDERVNVFNTEDKKIEASDVKKFFKLKPYCKIYKIKTKLGYETIATEDHPFYTPYGMVELKNLKVGDRLAIYPFEGVEYEEPSNEIIIDENDVIKCMEKLNLSKNSKEIILRKLKERDLIPLTYNHKKLPYLLKIMGFVFGDGSMNFIGKRGDGIIHFSSKHSEDLERIREDIKKIGYTPSRVYKRENDCYFFYVNASSLVVLLYALGVPIGNKTLNKYSFPEWIFNCKLWQKRLFLASFFGAELRKPYPRKDRKALFTFPTLEMAKNIKIKEDALKFLENIVKLLNEFGVEATITKRNSIHKRNDGIETVRYVLTIIGTSKNLINLWAKIGYEYNRERQELGCYAVAFLKYREREINRRKALAEKVKELFNEGKKPSEIIRLLNVSKEDKRFVKDIWSKLKNGKEIKEIRVPLNFPSYEEFIKERKVGDGLIWDEIESIEEVDDVDEVYDFTINHKDHNFIADSFLVSNCIGGVAAFDQKEGVISPGGVGFDINCGVRLIRTNLTKDEVEPKIKELVKTLFKNVPSGLGSKGILKFSKSVMDDVLEEGVRWAVKEGYGWKEDLEFIEEHGCLKDADASYVSDKAKERGKVQLGSLGSGNHFLEVQYVEKVFDEEAAEIYGIEENQVVVMVHTGSRGLGHQICTDYLRTMEKAAKNYGIKLPDRQLACAPFESEEGQSYFKAMCCGANYAWANRQMITHWVRESFEEVFKIHAEDLEMSIVYDVAHNIAKKEEHIIDGRKVKVVVHRKGATRAFPPKHEQIPKEYRDVGQPVIIPGDMGTASYLMRGTEIAMKETFGSTAHGAGRKLSRAKALKLWKGKEIQRKLAEMGIVALSDSKAVMAEEAPEAYKNIDLVADTCHKAGISLKVARMRPLGVIKG